In Bacteroidota bacterium, a single window of DNA contains:
- a CDS encoding gliding motility-associated C-terminal domain-containing protein, which produces MNFIRSLFFLFLLIAAPLLEAQITITDTDMVTVNDTIRLSVQQSLINFDETLTGPNYTWNYDFLIPDSQRVEKMLVPASTGYPFVGFLSTYARPDPNPDPIPFILLGSVPTNAYKFYKKQTSQLTIPFHGITTTGIAIPMPITPADVVYKFPMNYGNTDSSLSGFSYPVAGVGYFRKRQKRVNTVDGWGQLTTPYGTFNTIRVKTVINITDSIFLDTLGFGFNLPQPPRYEYKWWAKGSKLPVLEIDATGSIIGNGFTVTGVLYKDSILTTMNIAVQSNNTCPTAKQGSAVATVTGGRSPHTYSWSTGENTASINDLEEGSYKVTITDRYGNTATDSTKVDVKIEDPACLNIPSGFSPDGDGVNDLWNIRALSEFKNCKVEVFNQWGSLIFSSNGYTTAWDGKYNGQQVEAGTYYFVLDLGNGSPKRTGPVTIIR; this is translated from the coding sequence ATGAATTTCATCCGATCTCTGTTCTTTTTATTTTTACTTATCGCCGCCCCGCTTCTCGAAGCGCAAATTACAATTACAGATACCGACATGGTAACCGTAAATGATACCATACGACTGAGCGTTCAACAATCACTTATAAATTTCGATGAAACCCTGACCGGCCCGAATTATACCTGGAACTACGACTTTCTTATTCCCGATTCACAGCGCGTAGAAAAGATGCTCGTTCCGGCAAGTACCGGCTATCCCTTTGTCGGCTTTCTTTCCACTTACGCCAGGCCCGATCCTAACCCCGATCCGATCCCTTTTATTTTATTAGGCTCCGTCCCTACCAATGCTTATAAGTTTTACAAAAAACAAACCTCACAATTAACTATTCCTTTCCATGGGATAACCACCACAGGTATTGCTATACCAATGCCTATTACACCTGCTGATGTGGTTTATAAATTTCCCATGAATTATGGCAATACGGATTCTTCATTATCCGGCTTCTCCTATCCTGTCGCGGGTGTTGGTTATTTTCGAAAAAGGCAAAAACGTGTTAATACAGTTGATGGCTGGGGACAACTTACCACACCCTATGGCACATTCAATACTATTCGGGTTAAAACTGTCATCAACATAACTGACTCAATATTCCTTGATACACTTGGCTTTGGTTTTAATTTACCTCAACCTCCCCGCTACGAATATAAATGGTGGGCCAAGGGAAGTAAGTTGCCTGTACTTGAAATTGATGCCACCGGATCAATAATAGGCAACGGCTTTACCGTTACCGGTGTTTTGTATAAGGATAGTATATTAACTACTATGAATATCGCTGTTCAAAGCAACAATACATGCCCCACTGCAAAGCAGGGATCTGCTGTTGCTACTGTTACAGGTGGTCGTTCACCGCATACCTATAGCTGGAGTACGGGGGAAAATACTGCAAGTATAAATGATCTTGAAGAAGGATCGTATAAGGTTACCATTACCGACCGGTATGGTAATACCGCCACCGACAGCACAAAAGTTGATGTAAAAATTGAAGATCCGGCGTGCCTGAATATTCCATCGGGCTTTTCCCCGGATGGAGATGGGGTAAATGATCTTTGGAACATACGTGCATTGAGTGAATTTAAGAATTGTAAGGTGGAGGTTTTCAACCAGTGGGGCTCACTGATATTCAGCTCAAACGGGTACACCACTGCCTGGGACGGGAAATATAACGGGCAGCAGGTTGAAGCGGGCACCTATTATTTTGTGCTGGATCTTGGCAATGGCAGCCCTAAACGCACGGGCCCGGTAACTATAATCAGGTAA
- a CDS encoding type IX secretion system membrane protein PorP/SprF, protein MRNLIVTLSIFICAAVSAQELPGFSMYLQNDFILNPAIAGTKNFVPVSVSHRSQWINFNNAPTTQLASVHGGVNGKAGVGLALINHTAGPTGMMSAQFSYSYRVKFTEKINFSFGLAPIIIQHSVNKNKISLDEQNDNTFNRMSSKTITADLNTGFYLYSTNYYVGLSVLQVAGNKLRSGDDLFKEQLKRHYLLQAGIDRAIGEKYILTPSLLVKFIESGAPVQFDVNIKATYNKLFWGGLSYRFSGSSEFNESAIVFVGVTKNNFSFGYSYDYNFGSIGQFSSGSHELFLCYRIPYQLNKEITEPAK, encoded by the coding sequence ATGCGAAATTTAATTGTCACATTATCAATCTTCATCTGTGCCGCCGTCAGCGCTCAGGAACTTCCCGGGTTCAGTATGTATCTTCAGAATGATTTCATACTGAATCCCGCTATAGCCGGCACAAAAAATTTTGTCCCGGTATCCGTTTCACACCGCAGCCAATGGATCAATTTTAATAACGCCCCGACCACACAACTGGCCAGCGTACATGGAGGAGTGAATGGAAAAGCCGGAGTAGGACTGGCACTCATTAATCACACCGCTGGTCCAACAGGGATGATGTCGGCGCAGTTCTCTTATTCATATAGAGTAAAATTTACGGAAAAAATAAATTTTTCATTTGGTTTGGCTCCGATAATCATACAACATTCGGTGAACAAAAATAAAATATCACTTGACGAACAAAATGACAATACGTTTAACCGCATGAGCAGCAAAACGATCACTGCCGATCTGAATACCGGTTTCTATTTGTACAGCACGAACTATTATGTCGGACTTTCTGTTTTGCAGGTTGCCGGCAACAAACTCAGAAGTGGTGATGACCTGTTTAAGGAACAATTAAAAAGGCATTACCTGCTGCAAGCAGGTATTGATCGCGCCATAGGCGAAAAATACATCCTTACCCCATCATTACTTGTAAAATTCATTGAAAGCGGAGCTCCGGTCCAGTTTGATGTAAATATAAAAGCGACTTACAACAAATTATTCTGGGGCGGCTTATCCTACAGATTCTCCGGCTCCTCAGAGTTCAATGAATCAGCCATTGTATTTGTGGGCGTCACTAAAAATAATTTTTCATTTGGTTATTCGTACGACTACAATTTTGGTTCTATTGGTCAGTTCAGCAGCGGATCGCATGAATTGTTCCTGTGCTATCGCATACCTTATCAACTTAACAAGGAGATTACTGAACCGGCTAAATAA
- a CDS encoding HutD family protein: MSKLLHIKKTQLKTATWAGGTTTQLFIFPESAEYTKFNFDFRISYATVEVPESTFTFMPGVTRHLMILKSVLDIDHTDRYQKQLNRFDIDVFDGEWPTKAKGKVTDFNLMTRGKTTGHIESHQLPSTGSKSILPDKNFNYTGIYLFAGSMNVKAEHDNLIMNEGDFALFTTETAEQIELNTSSPCEIIIARVKLNPGSVAA, encoded by the coding sequence ATGTCAAAATTACTTCATATTAAAAAAACGCAATTAAAAACCGCAACCTGGGCCGGCGGAACCACCACACAACTTTTTATTTTTCCCGAAAGCGCTGAGTACACAAAATTTAATTTTGATTTCCGCATCAGTTACGCCACAGTCGAAGTGCCCGAATCAACTTTTACCTTTATGCCTGGTGTTACAAGGCATCTAATGATACTGAAAAGTGTACTTGACATTGATCACACCGACCGCTACCAAAAACAACTCAACAGGTTTGATATTGATGTATTTGACGGAGAATGGCCAACCAAAGCGAAAGGCAAGGTGACCGATTTTAACTTAATGACCAGGGGGAAAACAACAGGGCATATTGAATCACATCAATTGCCTTCTACCGGTTCAAAAAGCATTTTGCCTGATAAAAATTTTAACTACACCGGTATTTATTTGTTCGCCGGCTCTATGAACGTAAAAGCAGAACACGACAATTTAATTATGAATGAGGGCGACTTTGCACTGTTTACGACCGAAACAGCTGAACAAATTGAGTTGAATACAAGCTCTCCTTGCGAAATAATTATTGCAAGGGTAAAATTAAACCCGGGTTCAGTGGCCGCTTAA
- a CDS encoding DUF2911 domain-containing protein encodes MKITNLKTIALAAFTFVSFSMSAQQLKTPVLSPTQTLKQNFALGEIGIEYSRPSARGRVVYGEVVPFDKIWRTGANACTKLTFSDKVKVEGNDVPAGTYSLFTIPGQTEWTIIVNKNAKQAGTANYKQEEDLVRFKVKPTPLIDKIETFTINVTDITTTSVNIELTWEKTRIAFNVTAAIDSVIMKNIETALAADTRPYFSAAGYYYDNGKDLNKALEWSNKAIEQNPKAYYVVHLKAKIQVKLKDYKGAIATAEQSMALAKEAKSDEYVKMNEKLIEEAKKGK; translated from the coding sequence ATGAAAATCACCAACCTTAAAACAATTGCTTTAGCCGCATTCACATTCGTTTCCTTTTCAATGAGCGCGCAACAATTAAAAACACCTGTGCTTAGTCCAACTCAAACATTAAAACAAAATTTCGCATTGGGCGAGATCGGGATCGAATATTCACGCCCGAGCGCGAGGGGACGTGTGGTGTACGGCGAGGTAGTTCCTTTCGATAAGATCTGGAGGACCGGTGCCAACGCCTGTACAAAACTTACTTTCAGCGATAAAGTAAAAGTGGAAGGCAATGATGTACCTGCAGGAACCTATTCACTTTTTACTATTCCCGGCCAAACTGAATGGACCATTATTGTAAACAAAAACGCTAAACAGGCAGGGACAGCTAATTACAAACAGGAAGAAGACCTGGTTCGCTTTAAAGTAAAGCCCACACCACTTATCGACAAAATCGAAACATTCACGATCAATGTAACAGATATTACAACTACAAGCGTCAACATTGAACTTACCTGGGAAAAAACGAGAATCGCCTTTAATGTAACAGCTGCGATTGACAGCGTGATAATGAAAAACATTGAAACAGCATTGGCAGCAGACACACGCCCCTATTTCTCGGCCGCCGGCTATTATTATGATAACGGAAAAGACCTGAACAAAGCCCTTGAATGGAGCAACAAAGCCATTGAACAAAACCCTAAAGCGTATTATGTTGTGCACCTCAAAGCCAAGATTCAGGTAAAACTGAAAGACTACAAAGGCGCCATTGCAACCGCCGAACAATCAATGGCCCTGGCAAAAGAAGCAAAGAGTGATGAGTATGTTAAAATGAATGAGAAACTGATTGAGGAAGCGAAGAAAGGAAAGTAA
- a CDS encoding DUF1828 domain-containing protein, protein MMNEILEKIKSNFNEKIKVEEKRPGIYQLYLPIYHEDGDMIDVFVVPKSNGGYELCDFGQTLMRLSYSYDTLPKKDRTRLTNTCDKQFTSLQDFKNDAKVFLQRERKE, encoded by the coding sequence ATGATGAACGAAATATTAGAAAAAATAAAGTCGAACTTTAATGAGAAGATAAAGGTTGAAGAAAAAAGACCTGGCATCTATCAGTTATATCTGCCCATTTACCATGAGGATGGAGATATGATAGATGTTTTTGTCGTTCCTAAATCAAATGGTGGGTATGAATTGTGCGATTTTGGACAAACTCTTATGAGACTTTCTTATTCTTATGATACATTGCCCAAGAAAGATCGAACGAGGCTTACCAATACTTGTGATAAACAATTTACCTCGCTTCAAGATTTTAAAAATGATGCAAAAGTATTTCTCCAACGGGAAAGAAAAGAGTAA